A region from the Inhella inkyongensis genome encodes:
- a CDS encoding tyrosine recombinase XerC — protein MSPSPEFSDYLQHLQVGRRLAERSLRLYADALSRLQAGCRARGLSLTELRPPQARELLAELHVGGLGPRSLALTLSAWRGYYRWLAAQRRIDHDPLVGLKAPRAGRPLPKALGVDDAVALAELPLGDEPAARRDHCLIELLYGAGLRISEVLGLDLQPGGAGWVDLANSEVQVLGKGGKRRAVPLGAQALAAVRAWLGVRAQLARPDESALLVGQRGHRLSASLARARLAQAAIQAGLPTHVHPHMLRHSYASHLLQSSGDLRAVQELLGHANIATTQVYTRLDWQHLAKAYDAAHPRAKKG, from the coding sequence ATGTCGCCCAGCCCTGAGTTCAGCGATTACCTGCAGCATTTGCAGGTGGGCCGGCGCCTGGCCGAGCGCAGCCTGCGCCTTTATGCCGATGCGCTGAGCCGCCTGCAGGCCGGTTGCAGGGCCCGGGGTTTGAGCCTGACCGAACTGCGCCCACCCCAGGCGCGCGAGTTGTTGGCCGAACTGCATGTTGGGGGCCTGGGCCCGCGCAGTCTGGCGCTCACGCTCTCAGCCTGGCGGGGCTATTACCGCTGGCTGGCGGCGCAGCGCCGCATCGACCACGATCCCTTGGTTGGACTGAAGGCGCCACGTGCCGGCCGCCCTCTGCCCAAGGCGCTGGGGGTGGATGACGCGGTGGCCCTGGCCGAACTGCCCTTGGGGGATGAGCCCGCCGCCCGCCGCGACCACTGCCTGATCGAATTGCTCTACGGCGCCGGCCTGCGGATCAGCGAGGTGCTGGGCCTGGATCTGCAGCCCGGTGGCGCCGGCTGGGTGGATCTGGCCAACAGCGAGGTGCAAGTGCTGGGCAAGGGCGGCAAGCGTCGCGCCGTGCCGCTGGGCGCTCAGGCCTTGGCGGCTGTGCGTGCGTGGCTGGGGGTGCGAGCCCAGTTGGCCCGCCCCGACGAGTCGGCGCTGTTGGTCGGGCAGCGCGGCCATCGGCTCTCGGCCAGCCTGGCCCGTGCCCGGCTGGCACAAGCCGCCATCCAAGCGGGCTTGCCCACCCATGTGCACCCGCACATGCTGCGCCACAGCTATGCGAGTCACCTGTTGCAAAGCAGTGGCGATCTGCGCGCGGTGCAGGAGTTGCTGGGCCACGCCAACATTGCCACCACCCAGGTTTACACGCGCCTGGACTGGCAGCACCTGGCCAAGGCCTACGACGCGGCGCATCCGCGCGCCAAGAAGGGCTGA